CAGATTAGTCAAAGAGAATGGATGCACACGCTTTTCATGCGTCATGGATTTCAGGTTCAGATGATTGACTGTGAAGACGTAGCTAAAAGTTTAGGGAGGAAACTATCAAGAGAAACCTCGAGCAATATGCTCTTTGTTGCGGAGCATTTGCGATTTTCAGATGATCAGGTTAGATCTCATAGTCTTTCAAGTCACACGTAAAGCTCATGTCCTTATATGTGAAATTGAAAGCGTCAGGCATCATTCGTGGGATTGAATATAATTACGGGATTCACGTCCTATCCAATTGATGCCTCATCTTGTGTTCCATGTCCTCATTGTAACTCGTCAACAAACTGTAGTTACCATTAATGGTATTGATGCAGATAAAGAGGAGTCTGTGTGGCTATGTTCATGTGATACCAATGGCTGCCAATTTGAACTATGATTAATCTgaactttgaattttttttttttttttttttttttttgtgaagttTAAAGCTTCAACCAAACACTCGCTGATTACATTTGGAATCTTTCAGATGGAGATGTGGCAAAGAGAATTCCAAATGGCTGAAGAAGATGGTGATGAGGAAGGGTTTGAGGATTTTTAACCATATTCGAGGAATTTACACAATATAGTCGAATACAATCAGCCTTTGAAAATGGAAAGGATTGATAATGTTCTGCATTGTAAGGATTGTTTTGTTTCGACAGGTTCCTGTTTGTGTTATAGAGAAAGCAATGGTATATGGTATCCCATAGACTTGTGCGCTGGTCAGCTTAATAGCATTTGTTATAAGTTGTAGTATGATAGTGATCCGTTTTGAATTACTGATTTATGTTTTCCGATCTTGGTGCTGAATAGAGTTATCGACCTTTTGCTTTTGTAAAAAAACTTGTTTGAGTTGaagtaaaaattagttgaaatgtttgtCATATAAATATAAGtgaataatgaattaattaactGAGAATTATAGATTGATTTAgtggtttaaattttttatttcttatcacCTAGTCGCCTTGCCTTACAAATTGGATAAAGTTTTTCTCTCTTGTATAGATTATATAGTAAATAGTAAATACCTACTTTGAATCTTACAATACTTATTTTAAGATTTATATCAAAtttatatctctaaatataaCTTTGATGTACCTTAACACTTACTCCCTTTGTCTCActcaatttatattatttactattttggttcgtctcatttaatttttattatttttatatttagacAATGACctatcacttttttttaatctcatccatacattttaacttatttttaattttatctatacAATTCAatctctctttttatttattactactattatttacttttttattaaaaaaactttcatttttttaattcaattctAATGAAACATAAGGAGTAATTTAAATCTTATAATATCAACTTCGAGCTATAAAGAAAGTATTTTAGTTATAAAACACTAACGCCTCGTTTTGTAggtagtaataaacggtggtaatgaaaatgaaaaaatagtgtaattttgattgaaaaatctcttggctactttAATGGCCAtgtttgtccaacttcaatcatctcattttcttcataaaatttatttcaatgcattaccattaaaagagttggtattaggtggtaatgcaaatttgtaaataaaataaatttgtgttcaaagtttcattatcatgggaatcatatgaaacttttaatgaaattttacactataaattatttttattaccaccatttaataccactgaccgcaaaaaataaaatattgaagtCGGTTTAAAACCCCTCTATTAaaaagggaaattatcaatggtgcccttgtactattgaaaaattacaatggtacccaactgcatttcagtggtaccccccaattatatgctaattacaaccgtgacattaatgatgaattttccgttaaatgtctgttaaatttagaatttaacctaaccatggttagtttcttcttcttctttccttttctctttCATGGCTGCTCTCCTCTCCTTGTGCCGGATGATGAAGTTCCCTTGTATCAATGACAGATGAATAAGGAACACAATTCTACAATGATCTATCCCTCAATTGTTAACTACATATAAATCATCATAGAACATATTTCAAGATCTGGAACATGAAAGACAACAAAAATGGGGGGAAATTTGAACTTCCCCACATCAGTAACTAAGTGAAATATAGGATTAGAGTTCTCTAAAGATACAAGTAATGGGAATCAGAAAATGATCCTCAAAATGCCCTTAATACATTACATATATTAAAATCGATAGCAATATGTTCGTATTTCAATtgagaaagaaaataatatttaaaaaaaaaaaaataaaaccccaAATTCAAATTCGGATTAATAGAGTTACTTAGTACAGCAAGATTGGGGTTCTCAAATTAGGATGAAGAAATTTTCTTATAACTGAACAATATACGCAAGatttaaaaagcaaaattgaaaatcttcaaaatttatttgtctctaattttataatttttcttaattaatttgtcTCAGATTAAATTATTAGATATTCTGAGTTGATATTCACTCAAACATtgtcaaaaactaaaaatttgcGAATTTTCCCCCAAAATTCTCAATCTTTCTTTCACTGTTCACCAAAACCATTAATGGGCAGAAGATAGCCCCATAAAAAACCAGGAATACTCATTACAACCTCAAACAATTTACAGCTATAACATTTGGTGCAAATtaatcaattcaatcaaaatttcAAAGATATCATCCACACAATGAATCTCAGTTTCACACTTGCTCCTGATGGAGTTGATGAAACAAGAGCAAATGTTGATGATGATAGAACTCTTCTGCATAGCTTATCAGTAGGGATTAGTCACACTAATGGCAGTATCTTCACACCTTTTCAACCAAATTTCGAGTTTCCTGATGATGGAACGATATGCCAAAGGAGCACATACTAACCATGGAAGAAGAGCAGTCATGAAAGAAGagcagccatggaagaagagcagccatgaaagagaaaagggaagaagaagaaaaaactaaccatggttaggttaaattccaaatttaacggacatttaacagaaaattcatcattaatgtcacggttgtaattaacatataattgggggtaccactgaaatgcagttggataccattgtaatttttcaatagtacaagggcaccattgataataacccctataaaaaaaacaacctTCTTTTCTACAAACCTTTCGATCTTCCCACTCAATCTAAATCAAATCACAAAGCAATTCCCGAGAAtctttcgttttccatttacccATCAATTCACATCATCTTTTCCTTCCATCTTCAATCTTCTGCCATCAATATCTTAATGATGCCTTTTAATTTCTACTTTGCACTGATTCTATTCCTCCTaatttctccctctttttctcTCTCCAATTCTTCTTCCCTATTTATACCCAATTTCCGATCAGCAATCATGCCTGGAAAACGCAACTTCTCCGATTTTTCTTTCTCTGAATCTCAATCCTCGATAATGGCTGGCAATTCTAATAACAAGAAATTGCGAAGACTTCCTCATATTTTTAGCAAAGTATTGGAACTTCCTTTAAATTCAGATGCTGATGTTAGTGTCCAAGAATTGCCtgattgttttaaatttattgcgGAAATTGAGGATAGTGAAATTGTTAATGGCGGTGTTAGAGCTCATGTTGTTAAGTATTATCCTGGGATTACCAAAATTGTGATTCGGAGGAGGGAGAATCTTTCTCAGCCCATTATTGACGAGCTTGAACTTGATGTATGGCGGTTTCGGCTTCCTTCTTCTGCACGGCCAGAGCGTGCAACAGCGGTTTACGCGCATGGAAAGCTGGTTGTGACCGTGCCGAAGAATCGCTGGCGTGAGGATGGCAGAAACGGTGGTGATTGTAAGGGTGGTTTGAAGGGTGATATCGAAAATCTTGTTCTTGTACAGTAATTGCTTCATTATTTgagttttataataaaaagatttagttttttttgttaattaatttcaaGATTTGGAAGTTCATGAGATTTAGTGATTTAGTTCGATTTTCTTTGTAAATTAATTTCTTCTTTCTTAGTCTATAAAAATTATGTTTACGGCTTACCTTATAATCAAAACATAATTCGAATGTGAACACTaatatttgtaattaatttgtataagtaatatttttttgctactttttttttgtttttttgagatgaatatttttttttctacttacaccaaaattaatttgattttattttatacatcTCGCTATATaactttataatattaatttataattatattagttatttctagatataaacaatttgaaaaaacattaaacatttaaaaagaTAACATAAAATTATTGTAAGATTATTAGATCAACAATACAACATTAAACCATCCCAAGATTAATAGGATAACTGTGAGAACAATCAAGTTGATCACTTGAGaacaattataacaaaaatttcAAGAGTATAATAACACAAGTTTGCGAGGAAAAaagtgtctttttttttttaaaaaaaaaaacatagctcCTTTAAGCAATGTGGAGCAACATTCATAGTAGACAATCAAAATACTAATAAACTCTAATTTAACACTGAATTTTAAACCCTAATTTAACACTGAATCTTAAAccctaatttaacaaaataaaaatcaaaaatcaaattaaaacaataCATACTCATCATATACCTTAAATTAACACAATAAAACCATTTATAttccatatataaataaattctaATTAAATACTGAAATAAATGGCCCCAAATAATATTAAGTGGTGAAATTTAGGCCGTGTGATttatttgttaacttttttatatgtgaagtaatataatgttataatatattttatcttgaatatttttcttaaattggaaaattttttatcttttaatataccATGATTAGACCACTAACACcttcaaataagaaaaatattcataCATACAACTTCAATCAAAGCTAAGCTTAACcataaatagtaaaaaaaaataagctaatttgAGGCATTAAGTTGGAACTAATTATCTAAAAACATAGTTTTTTAAACAAAACCTTTcataaaattcttaaaaaatttttttttataaaaaaaaaaagagaaaagaaatggCAAATTATTGTCAAatcttttttctcttatttataATCATAATCCCTAAATCAACATCATTTGACACAAATAATCCCTCAAAATTAGTGCAAGAAATATGCAAAAGAACagaaaaaaaagaatcaatttcATATTCAGATTGCATATCAGTATTTAACACTGGGGCCGCATGGAATGGAGATCTACGATCCTTATCATATTACACCAGAGATTTTGCTGATAATAATGCAACATCTACCTTAGATAAAATCAATACCCAATTGATACCAAATCAACCCGACCCGTATATTCAAGAGGTATTGAATGTTTGTAAGGATGCATTTACCcgattacaagatgaattagttaATCGGGTTAACCCAATGATTGTGGAAAAGGGTACTTTTAGAGAAGCTAAAGCTTGGGTTGATTATGGTATTGGGTTGATGGATAGTTGTAAATCGGTTTGTAATGCTCAACCTAATACTATATGTT
The sequence above is drawn from the Amaranthus tricolor cultivar Red isolate AtriRed21 chromosome 5, ASM2621246v1, whole genome shotgun sequence genome and encodes:
- the LOC130813983 gene encoding uncharacterized protein LOC130813983; the protein is MMPFNFYFALILFLLISPSFSLSNSSSLFIPNFRSAIMPGKRNFSDFSFSESQSSIMAGNSNNKKLRRLPHIFSKVLELPLNSDADVSVQELPDCFKFIAEIEDSEIVNGGVRAHVVKYYPGITKIVIRRRENLSQPIIDELELDVWRFRLPSSARPERATAVYAHGKLVVTVPKNRWREDGRNGGDCKGGLKGDIENLVLVQ